From Camelina sativa cultivar DH55 chromosome 7, Cs, whole genome shotgun sequence, one genomic window encodes:
- the LOC104702119 gene encoding cytochrome P450 78A5-like has translation MAIDTFLSFVSRSGPSPFLSLELFLSIFLFISLFVFWLTPGGFAWALYKARFHTRPDSKIGQAAIPGPSGLSIIGLLLAFINNALTHIILADIADTCKAKALMAFSVGSTRFVITSEPETAKELLNSSAFADRPVKESAYELLFYRAMGFAPFGDYWRELRRISSTHLFSPKRISGFGQSRQKIGQNMVKEIKNAMETYGEVQIKKILHFGSLNNVMSSVFGKTYNFNDGIVYSKESNELEHLVSEGYELLGIFNWSDHFPGMRWLDLQGVRRRCRSLVCKVNVFVGKIINEHKSKRSLRDNQEESTYDDDFVDVLLGMHGNSKLSDSDMIAVLWEMIFRGTDTVAILLEWILARMVLHPDIQAKAQAEIDAIIGDSGRQVSDSDLSKLPYLRSIVKETLRMHPPGPLLSWARLSIHDTQIGTHFIPAGTTAMVNMWAITHDEKVWPKAHEYKPERFLGVKESDNFPIMGSDLRLAPFGAGRRVCPGKSMGLATVELWLAQLLGRFKWVSYGEVDLSETLKLSLEMKNTLVCKAFPRV, from the exons atGGCTATTGATACGTTCCTTTCCTTCGTTTCTCGATCTGGACCTTCTCCATTTCTGAGTCTCGAGCTTTTTCTCAGCATTTTTCTCTTCATCTCCCTTTTCGTTTTCTGGTTGACTCCAGGTGGCTTTGCTTGGGCACTCTACAAAGCTCGTTTCCATACCCGACCTGACTCCAAAATTGGTCAGGCCGCTATTCCTGGCCCGTCTGGTCTCTCCATCATTGGCCTCCTCTTGGCTTTCATCAACAATGCATTGACACACATAATCCTCGCTGATATTGCTGACACTTGCAAAGCAAAAGCTCTCATGGCGTTTTCTGTCGGGTCGACCCGGTTTGTGATAACCAGCGAACCGGAGACGGCCAAAGAGCTTCTGAATAGCTCTGCTTTCGCAGACCGACCCGTGAAAGAGTCTGCTTACGAGCTTCTCTTTTATAGAGCCATGGGGTTTGCTCCCTTCGGTGATTACTGGAGAGAACTGAGGAGAATCTCTTCTACCCATCTCTTTAGCCCCAAGAGGATCTCCGGCTTTGGCCAATCCCGCCAAAAAATTGGACAAAACATGGTTAAAGAGATCAAGAACGCAATGGAAACTTATGGAGAAGTGCAGATAAAAAAGATTCTGCATTTTGGATCACTCAACAACGTGATGTCTAGCGTTTTCGGTAAAACATACAACTTCAACGACGGTATTGTCTACTCCAAAGAGAGCAATGAGTTGGAGCATTTGGTGTCCGAAGGCTATGAGCTTCTCGGAATCTTCAACTGGAGTGATCATTTCCCTGGAATGAGATGGTTGGATTTACAAGGCGTGAGGAGAAGATGCCGTAGTTTGGTCTGTAAAGTGAATGTTTTCGTTGGTAAGATAATCAACGAACACAAATCAAAGAGGTCTCTTCGTGATAATCAAGAAGAGAGCACTTATGATGATGACTTTGTGGATGTCTTACTTGGCATGCACGGCAACAGCAAACTTTCTGACTCCGATATGATCGCCGTTCTTTGG GAAATGATTTTTAGAGGAACAGACACGGTAGCGATTCTATTGGAATGGATCCTTGCGAGGATGGTTCTTCACCCTGACATTCAAGCCAAGGCGCAGGCCGAGATAGATGCTATCATAGGTGACTCGGGACGTCAAGTCTCAGACTCAGACCTGTCCAAGCTTCCATACCTTCGTTCCATTGTCAAGGAAACCCTAAGGATGCACCCACCAGGTCCTCTCCTCTCATGGGCTCGTCTATCCATCCACGACACTCAGATCGGGACCCACTTTATTCCCGCTGGAACCACGGCAATGGTCAACATGTGGGCTATAACCCACGATGAAAAGGTCTGGCCGAAAGCTCATGAGTATAAACCAGAGAGGTTTCTTGGTGTGAAAGAAAGTGATAACTTCCCCATCATGGGGTCAGATCTGCGGCTTGCGCCCTTCGGTGCTGGACGTAGGGTCTGTCCCGGCAAGTCGATGGGTTTAGCCACCGTGGAGCTATGGCTAGCTCAGCTGCTAGGAAGATTTAAGTGGGTCTCATATGGGGAAGTGGATTTGAGCGAGACTTTGAAGCTCTCTTTGGAGATGAAGAATACTCTCGTGTGCAAGGCATTCCCTAGGGTCTAA